Proteins from a single region of Sphingomonas swuensis:
- a CDS encoding TadE/TadG family type IV pilus assembly protein: MRLALRLARAERAAIAAEFALVLPVLLFFLFGVVDVGRFMWDLNQAEKATQIGARMAAVTDPVSSGLIAANFASTDLKPGELIPADAMAPVTCTQEECSCPEDTGGPPCPLAEDGGGVDSAAFNKLVSRMQEIKPDLTADNIRVTYSGSGFGFAGSADTEVMEVSPLITVSLEGVTFSPTTALLLANFRLPVTSTTVVAEDVSGGFSN, from the coding sequence ATGCGGCTTGCCCTTCGCCTCGCCCGGGCCGAGCGCGCAGCGATCGCCGCCGAGTTCGCGCTGGTGCTGCCGGTGCTGCTCTTCTTCCTGTTCGGCGTGGTCGACGTCGGCCGCTTCATGTGGGACCTGAACCAGGCCGAGAAGGCGACCCAGATTGGCGCCCGCATGGCCGCGGTCACCGACCCTGTCTCGTCCGGCCTGATCGCCGCCAATTTCGCGAGCACCGACCTCAAGCCCGGCGAGCTCATTCCTGCCGATGCAATGGCACCGGTGACCTGTACCCAGGAAGAATGCAGCTGCCCGGAGGACACGGGAGGGCCGCCCTGTCCGCTGGCAGAGGACGGAGGGGGTGTCGACAGCGCGGCCTTCAACAAGCTCGTTTCCCGCATGCAGGAGATCAAGCCCGACCTTACCGCCGACAACATCCGGGTGACCTACTCCGGCTCTGGCTTCGGCTTCGCCGGAAGCGCCGACACCGAGGTGATGGAAGTGTCGCCGCTGATTACCGTCAGCCTTGAGGGAGTGACCTTCTCGCCGACCACCGCCCTGCTGCTCGCCAACTTCCGCCTGCCGGTCACCTCCACCACGGTGGTGGCGGAAGATGTGTCAGGGGGCTTTTCCAATTGA
- a CDS encoding TadE/TadG family type IV pilus assembly protein produces the protein MSGPSTILRDTRGAAAAEMALVLPFLIALLFGSMELGNYFWQEHVVIKQVRDGARFASRLPLSADYDCADEVFAVDPDADYTPEEQILNVTTTGRVDGSGPRRFPSDRAPCGSATQAVSIAMRCVAKDDYRGIYTGLDGDIPVVKVSAALTYEPLFNLLGFDATGMCLVAESEVAVAGL, from the coding sequence ATGAGCGGCCCCAGCACCATCCTGCGCGACACGCGCGGCGCGGCGGCGGCGGAGATGGCGCTGGTGCTGCCATTCCTGATCGCCCTGCTGTTCGGGAGCATGGAGCTCGGCAACTACTTCTGGCAGGAACATGTCGTCATCAAGCAGGTGCGCGACGGCGCGCGCTTTGCCTCGCGCCTCCCGCTGAGCGCCGACTATGACTGCGCGGACGAGGTCTTCGCGGTCGATCCCGATGCTGATTACACGCCCGAGGAGCAGATCCTCAACGTGACGACCACCGGGCGAGTCGATGGAAGCGGTCCGCGGCGCTTTCCGAGCGACCGCGCGCCCTGCGGTTCGGCCACCCAGGCGGTCAGCATCGCCATGCGCTGCGTCGCCAAGGACGATTACCGCGGCATCTACACCGGTCTCGATGGCGACATTCCGGTGGTGAAGGTCTCGGCCGCTTTGACTTACGAACCGCTGTTCAACCTGCTCGGCTTCGATGCCACCGGCATGTGCCTGGTCGCCGAATCCGAAGTGGCGGTGGCCGGGCTGTGA
- a CDS encoding type II secretion system F family protein: MADNLLRVLILVLVFAAVLMVVETLIRGIAQSRGATRAINTRLKMIGRGSTRAETLGVLRRHNLDTAGKMPGLLRPAVRSIERTLMATGLRLPTSQLLAILVAAPLVVMAVIVVLLLAAGIPLGFGPALLIATVSLALGFFIPLLILRAKAQKRIRKMQEQFPVALDVFVRGLRAGHPVAAALDLLTVEMPDPIGTQFGIVVDEVTYGAEMRDSLFDLAERWDLDDMRMFVVCLSVQNESGGNLAEILENLSKVIRDRAAMLMKVRALSSEGRMTAVILSLLPVLTFGGLFLLNARFYLEVAQDPVFVPGFMALIVLYFIGFFTIRRMVDLKV; this comes from the coding sequence ATGGCCGACAATCTCCTCCGCGTCCTGATCCTGGTGCTGGTGTTCGCCGCCGTCCTTATGGTCGTCGAAACGCTCATCAGGGGGATCGCGCAGAGCCGCGGCGCGACCCGGGCGATCAATACCCGGCTGAAGATGATCGGGCGCGGCTCGACCAGGGCGGAGACGCTCGGGGTGCTGCGCCGCCACAATCTCGACACGGCGGGCAAGATGCCTGGCCTGCTCCGGCCCGCGGTCCGCTCGATCGAGCGCACGCTGATGGCGACGGGGCTGCGCCTCCCGACCTCGCAGCTCCTTGCGATCCTCGTTGCGGCGCCGCTGGTCGTCATGGCCGTGATCGTCGTCCTGCTGCTTGCCGCGGGGATCCCGCTCGGCTTCGGTCCCGCATTGCTGATCGCCACCGTGTCGCTCGCGCTCGGTTTCTTCATCCCGCTGCTGATCCTCCGTGCCAAGGCGCAGAAGCGCATCCGCAAGATGCAGGAGCAGTTCCCGGTCGCACTCGACGTCTTCGTCCGCGGGCTTCGTGCCGGGCATCCGGTCGCCGCCGCGCTCGACCTGCTGACGGTCGAGATGCCCGACCCGATCGGAACCCAGTTCGGGATCGTCGTCGACGAGGTCACCTACGGTGCCGAGATGCGGGATTCGCTGTTCGACCTCGCCGAACGCTGGGATCTCGACGACATGCGCATGTTCGTCGTCTGCCTGTCGGTCCAGAACGAGTCGGGCGGCAACCTCGCCGAAATCCTCGAGAACTTGTCCAAGGTCATCCGCGACCGGGCAGCGATGCTGATGAAGGTGCGGGCCCTGTCGAGCGAGGGGAGGATGACCGCGGTCATCCTGTCGCTGCTCCCGGTGCTCACTTTCGGCGGCCTGTTCCTGCTCAATGCCCGCTTCTACCTCGAGGTCGCGCAGGACCCGGTCTTTGTGCCCGGGTTCATGGCGCTGATCGTCCTCTACTTCATCGGCTTTTTCACCATCCGCCGGATGGTCGACCTGAAGGTTTGA
- a CDS encoding CpaF family protein, with translation MNVGDAGAEGSRDIHTDLKVDLHQQLLDLINLSKLDTMSREQIEEEVGEILQEEIAKQNHALNLAERRQLVGDVLDELLGLGPLEPLLKDGTITDILVNGHKRVFVERYGTLELSHARFKDERHLLRIIQKIVSAVGRRVDESSPLVDARLADGSRINAVVPPLALDGPLLSIRKFAKVPISMDRLVEIGSLPTAIAEVLKAVVQSRRNVLISGGTGSGKTTMLNAMSAFIDNRERVVTIEDSAELQLQQDHVARLETRPANTEGKGEIAQRDLVKNALRMRPDRIIVGEVRAGEAFDMLQAMNTGHDGSMTTVHANTARDAISRLEQMIGMSGIEISSRSARAQIASAINVVLQLVRLSDGRRRLVSVSEITGMEGDVVTMQEIFRFRQTGRSAEGEVLGRFEATGIRPRFLEDAISHGISLPADLFRPEVRFD, from the coding sequence ATGAACGTCGGCGATGCCGGCGCCGAGGGAAGCCGCGACATCCATACCGACCTCAAGGTCGATCTCCATCAGCAGCTGCTCGACCTCATCAACCTGTCCAAGCTCGACACCATGTCGCGCGAGCAGATCGAGGAAGAGGTGGGCGAGATCCTCCAGGAAGAGATCGCCAAGCAGAACCATGCGCTCAACCTCGCCGAGCGGCGCCAGCTGGTCGGCGACGTACTCGACGAGTTGCTCGGGCTCGGGCCTCTAGAGCCTCTGCTCAAGGATGGCACCATCACCGACATTCTCGTCAACGGCCACAAGCGGGTATTCGTCGAGCGCTACGGCACCCTCGAGCTGAGCCACGCACGCTTCAAGGACGAGCGGCACCTGCTGCGAATCATCCAGAAGATCGTCTCGGCGGTCGGCCGCCGGGTCGACGAAAGCTCCCCGCTCGTCGACGCCCGCTTGGCCGACGGAAGCCGTATCAATGCGGTCGTGCCGCCGCTCGCGCTCGACGGGCCTCTGCTGTCGATCCGCAAGTTCGCCAAGGTGCCCATCTCGATGGACCGACTGGTCGAGATCGGCTCCCTCCCGACCGCCATTGCCGAGGTGCTGAAAGCGGTAGTGCAGTCGCGCCGCAACGTCCTCATTTCGGGAGGCACCGGGTCCGGAAAGACCACCATGCTCAACGCCATGTCGGCCTTCATCGACAATCGCGAGCGGGTCGTGACCATCGAGGACTCGGCCGAGCTCCAGCTCCAGCAGGATCATGTCGCCCGGCTCGAGACCCGTCCCGCGAACACCGAAGGAAAGGGCGAGATCGCTCAGCGCGACCTCGTCAAGAATGCGCTTCGCATGCGCCCCGACCGGATCATCGTCGGCGAGGTCCGCGCGGGTGAGGCCTTCGACATGCTCCAGGCCATGAACACCGGCCACGACGGGTCGATGACGACGGTCCACGCCAACACCGCGCGCGATGCGATCAGTCGGCTCGAGCAGATGATCGGCATGTCGGGGATCGAGATCTCCAGCCGCTCCGCCCGCGCGCAGATCGCTTCTGCGATCAACGTCGTTCTGCAGCTCGTCCGCCTGTCCGACGGCCGGCGTCGGCTGGTCAGCGTGTCGGAGATCACCGGCATGGAAGGCGACGTCGTCACCATGCAGGAAATCTTCCGCTTCCGGCAGACCGGGCGCTCGGCCGAAGGCGAGGTGCTCGGGCGCTTCGAGGCCACCGGCATCCGGCCACGCTTTCTCGAAGATGCCATCAGCCACGGGATCAGCCTTCCGGCCGACCTCTTCCGTCCCGAAGTGCGGTTCGACTGA
- a CDS encoding type II secretion system F family protein: MLDLLADNIVAKLSLLVLLFVAVAGAAFTLVNVAAARSRARQRLGAAGGMPVDTSVRIGTLRTDINRSAWGRLVDTIERSGLSLADTKDQLLRQRLQAAGFTSPAAPRIYTLVRLSLVVLLPATLLLLHWLSSDPPGMFALYVQSMVAALAGLYVPALFVRAKADRRQQALINGFPDALDLLLVCVEAGLGLEAAFARVGQEMVHSHPLIAEQLGTVVLELRAGRSREDALRRMADRAQVDEIRAFATLLIQSTKLGSSVGQTLRIYASEMREKRRMRAEEKAHRLPVLLSIPLVACMLPVMIGVLMLPAAIRVIRTIIPAMAGQ; encoded by the coding sequence ATGCTCGATCTTCTCGCCGATAACATCGTCGCCAAGCTGAGCCTGCTCGTGCTGTTGTTCGTCGCGGTCGCGGGCGCAGCCTTCACCCTGGTCAACGTGGCTGCGGCTCGGAGCCGTGCTCGCCAGCGCCTCGGTGCTGCGGGAGGAATGCCGGTCGACACTTCGGTCCGCATCGGCACGCTGCGCACCGACATCAATCGGAGTGCCTGGGGGCGACTGGTCGACACGATCGAGCGGAGCGGACTCAGCCTTGCAGACACCAAGGACCAGCTCCTCCGGCAGCGCCTGCAGGCGGCGGGCTTCACCAGCCCGGCGGCGCCGCGCATCTACACGCTGGTGCGTCTTTCGCTGGTCGTGCTCCTCCCGGCCACGCTGCTGCTGCTGCACTGGCTCTCGTCGGATCCGCCCGGCATGTTCGCGCTCTATGTCCAGTCGATGGTCGCAGCGCTCGCGGGCCTGTACGTGCCGGCCCTCTTCGTGCGCGCGAAGGCCGACCGCCGCCAGCAGGCCCTGATAAATGGCTTTCCGGACGCTCTCGACCTCCTGCTGGTCTGCGTCGAGGCGGGTCTCGGGCTCGAGGCGGCCTTCGCCCGGGTCGGCCAGGAGATGGTCCATTCGCACCCGCTCATTGCCGAGCAGCTCGGCACGGTGGTGCTCGAGCTGCGGGCCGGACGGAGCCGCGAGGATGCGCTTCGGCGAATGGCCGACCGCGCCCAGGTGGACGAGATCCGCGCCTTCGCGACCCTCCTCATCCAGTCGACCAAATTGGGTTCGTCGGTCGGGCAGACGCTTCGCATCTACGCCTCCGAGATGCGCGAGAAGCGCCGCATGCGGGCCGAGGAGAAGGCGCACCGACTGCCGGTGCTGCTGTCGATCCCGCTGGTCGCCTGCATGCTCCCGGTGATGATCGGGGTGCTGATGCTCCCGGCGGCGATCAGGGTCATCCGGACCATCATTCCGGCAATGGCGGGGCAATGA
- a CDS encoding LytR C-terminal domain-containing protein, giving the protein MARRALFALPLLAAASCSGIGDVEIRPQATALAPGQKPASFRVSEARSHFALGSIALAAEAFRRALREDPQSVDALNGLAACYDRMGRFDLARDHYERALAIAPDDLRLYANLATSLALQGRQVEARRVRAELASRRSGTQVTSVTLGAPIAAGPADSDGASAAASISVPLSPAQRRPAALAAAEGAADGPELQRTGMAEVLLVTRPRSAIATLKQAGSGAGGTLAARGGVTLLNAARVSRLAATTRTQLHALGWRSVVIGDAPRTQATSSISYPLSRRAEAQRLARQLGLVLEPDGEASSERMVVRLGLDAARRRLPA; this is encoded by the coding sequence GTGGCAAGACGTGCGCTGTTCGCTCTTCCGCTGCTCGCGGCGGCATCCTGCTCTGGCATCGGCGATGTGGAGATTCGCCCGCAGGCGACCGCGCTCGCGCCCGGCCAGAAGCCGGCAAGCTTCCGGGTCAGCGAGGCGCGTTCGCACTTTGCGCTCGGCAGCATCGCGCTTGCCGCCGAGGCATTTCGCCGGGCGCTGCGCGAGGATCCGCAGAGCGTCGATGCGCTGAACGGACTGGCTGCCTGCTACGACCGCATGGGCCGCTTCGACCTCGCACGCGACCATTACGAGCGGGCACTCGCCATCGCCCCCGATGATCTGAGGCTCTACGCCAACCTTGCAACGTCGCTTGCGCTCCAGGGACGGCAGGTCGAGGCTCGACGGGTTCGCGCCGAGCTGGCCAGCCGGCGCTCGGGCACGCAGGTCACGAGCGTCACGCTGGGCGCGCCGATCGCGGCCGGCCCGGCAGACAGCGACGGCGCATCCGCGGCCGCCTCGATCAGCGTTCCGCTTTCACCAGCGCAACGACGACCGGCTGCTCTGGCGGCAGCGGAAGGGGCGGCGGACGGGCCTGAATTGCAGCGGACCGGGATGGCCGAGGTCCTGCTGGTCACGCGGCCTCGCAGCGCCATCGCCACGCTGAAGCAGGCGGGAAGCGGCGCGGGAGGGACCCTCGCGGCACGGGGCGGGGTCACCCTGCTCAACGCTGCGCGGGTGTCGCGGCTCGCGGCGACCACCCGCACGCAGCTCCATGCGCTCGGCTGGCGCTCGGTCGTGATCGGCGACGCGCCGCGTACCCAGGCGACCTCCTCGATCAGCTATCCCTTGTCACGTCGCGCCGAAGCGCAGCGGCTCGCTCGGCAGCTCGGTCTGGTGCTCGAGCCGGACGGCGAGGCGAGTAGCGAGCGGATGGTGGTCCGGTTGGGGCTGGACGCCGCGCGGAGGCGCCTGCCGGCGTGA
- a CDS encoding pilus assembly protein CpaE, which translates to MNQQDTARVWRLQGREAGIHLYLSGVEGEAGALLGTRVNGLPLTLSIVPVTEWIDASDMASAGAAVIQVDADTPASIKRFERLVANAGDIPVIAAAYEPPLALVRALLKMGAHDVLPLPLTLDDLETSIAPLAQQIVEKDQQALARSSRLVSAVRARGGCGATSMLTQLACRFARNEADFGREACLIDLDVQFGDVAFQLGLQPKLTLTDLLEAGTRLDGEMIRSVAIPHASGLAVIASPAEVLPLEAITSDQLLAVVEQAQRTYGTVFVDLPANWTHWSLSLVARSDIVLLVTELSVSGLHQARRQLDLLRDQDLGEVRVEVVLNRLEKSLFKPVRLSDAETALGRPASYTVVSEPAVMAAAVERGVLIDEIKRKSAVARDLDLLENGLVAALGLER; encoded by the coding sequence ATGAACCAGCAGGACACGGCGCGGGTGTGGCGGCTGCAGGGTCGCGAGGCCGGAATCCACCTCTACCTCAGCGGGGTCGAGGGAGAGGCGGGAGCGCTGCTCGGGACGCGGGTCAACGGCCTTCCGCTGACGCTCAGCATCGTCCCCGTGACCGAATGGATCGACGCGTCCGACATGGCGTCCGCCGGCGCCGCGGTGATCCAGGTCGACGCCGACACGCCGGCCTCGATCAAGCGGTTCGAGCGTCTGGTCGCCAATGCAGGCGATATTCCGGTCATCGCCGCCGCCTACGAGCCGCCGCTGGCGCTGGTCCGCGCACTGCTCAAGATGGGCGCGCACGACGTCCTCCCGCTGCCACTGACCCTCGACGACCTCGAGACGTCGATCGCACCGCTCGCGCAGCAGATCGTCGAAAAGGATCAGCAGGCGCTGGCGCGCTCGTCGCGGCTGGTCAGCGCGGTCCGGGCGCGCGGTGGCTGCGGCGCGACCTCGATGCTCACCCAGCTGGCCTGCCGCTTCGCTCGCAACGAAGCCGATTTTGGGCGTGAGGCGTGCCTGATCGATCTCGACGTGCAATTCGGGGATGTCGCCTTCCAGCTCGGCCTCCAGCCCAAGCTGACCCTGACCGACCTTCTCGAGGCCGGTACCCGGCTCGACGGCGAGATGATCCGCTCGGTTGCCATCCCGCATGCGAGCGGGCTTGCGGTCATCGCCTCTCCGGCGGAGGTGCTCCCGCTCGAGGCGATTACCAGCGACCAGCTGCTCGCCGTCGTCGAGCAGGCCCAGCGCACTTACGGTACCGTGTTCGTCGACCTGCCCGCCAACTGGACCCACTGGTCTCTGTCGCTGGTGGCGCGGAGCGACATTGTCCTGCTGGTGACCGAACTCAGCGTCTCCGGGCTCCACCAGGCGCGCCGCCAGCTCGACCTGCTCCGCGACCAGGACCTCGGCGAGGTTCGGGTCGAGGTAGTGCTCAACCGGCTCGAAAAGTCGTTGTTCAAGCCCGTCCGACTGAGCGATGCCGAGACCGCGCTCGGGCGGCCTGCCTCCTACACCGTCGTCAGCGAGCCGGCAGTGATGGCCGCGGCGGTCGAGCGCGGCGTGCTGATCGACGAGATCAAGCGCAAGAGCGCGGTGGCCCGCGACCTCGACCTGCTCGAGAACGGCCTGGTCGCGGCACTCGGGCTGGAGCGCTGA
- a CDS encoding pilus assembly protein TadG-related protein, translated as MAPIVALSLTGLIAVGGIAFDYARLAAMDTELQNAADQAALAAATQLDRVAEDEDTGELGARARATNAVTDPTMENRLARNFTRFANDDDDDGADISVTLTFCSDFDDSEGALDDACTEAEGDSDARFVVVTTSLRTANYVFTPIVAAFSGSSAAQAVAGVEASICNVAPLLVCTDSDFPTDDDRGRGLRMKVFSGDSWAPGNYGLLDFGSGNTGVVNALLGFGLNGCQATDDNETEPGNKNVTDAVNTRLDVYAGSPSTKDASACKVATGEGCPAPNARKDMIIDISAKKTTKFETATATPTAEEIASATSSAPSCPSDPKTDGYAFQEAPSQATGFARDTCHYSDNCAGGNFGDKAWDRASYLAENHPGVTAAEIAAALDNGSTAATLTRYDIYQWELANPGARMATKRSVNLVGPPDPPKGKKTTYSWTVKTQCAYPSVKYGSTAYPEQKDRRILPIVAADCSKLKGKGAAYEDYTILRVFDVFLTEPSLQRGPSSSPTTDEKEIYGEVIGPATTSESGSGFQYYSRSKPYLIR; from the coding sequence GTGGCGCCGATCGTCGCCCTGTCGCTGACCGGACTCATCGCCGTCGGCGGGATCGCCTTCGATTATGCCCGGCTCGCCGCCATGGATACCGAGCTCCAGAATGCCGCCGACCAGGCCGCGCTCGCCGCCGCCACCCAGCTCGACCGGGTCGCCGAGGACGAGGACACGGGCGAACTTGGCGCTCGGGCCCGGGCCACCAATGCGGTCACCGACCCCACGATGGAAAATCGGCTGGCGCGCAACTTCACCCGTTTCGCCAACGACGATGACGATGACGGTGCCGACATCTCCGTCACCCTGACCTTCTGCTCGGATTTCGACGACAGCGAGGGAGCGCTCGACGATGCCTGCACCGAGGCCGAAGGGGATTCTGACGCGCGCTTCGTCGTTGTCACCACCTCGCTGCGCACCGCCAATTACGTCTTCACCCCGATCGTGGCGGCTTTCTCAGGGTCGTCGGCGGCCCAAGCGGTCGCGGGGGTGGAAGCCTCGATCTGCAACGTCGCCCCCTTGCTGGTGTGCACCGACAGCGATTTCCCAACCGACGACGATCGCGGGCGCGGGCTGCGGATGAAGGTCTTCAGCGGAGACAGCTGGGCCCCAGGCAATTACGGGCTCTTGGATTTTGGCAGCGGTAATACCGGCGTGGTCAACGCTTTGCTCGGCTTCGGGCTCAACGGCTGCCAGGCAACAGACGACAACGAAACCGAGCCGGGCAACAAGAACGTCACCGACGCGGTCAATACGCGGCTCGACGTTTATGCCGGCAGTCCGAGCACGAAGGATGCGTCGGCGTGCAAGGTGGCGACCGGCGAGGGTTGTCCCGCGCCAAATGCGCGCAAGGACATGATCATCGACATCAGTGCCAAGAAGACGACAAAGTTCGAGACGGCGACAGCGACGCCGACTGCGGAGGAGATTGCCTCGGCCACCTCGTCGGCGCCATCTTGCCCGAGCGACCCGAAGACGGACGGTTACGCCTTCCAGGAGGCGCCCTCACAAGCCACGGGCTTCGCGCGCGACACGTGCCATTACTCGGATAATTGTGCCGGCGGCAATTTCGGTGACAAGGCGTGGGATCGCGCCAGCTATCTTGCGGAGAATCATCCCGGCGTGACCGCCGCCGAGATCGCTGCGGCGCTCGACAACGGATCCACCGCGGCGACGCTTACCCGCTACGACATCTACCAGTGGGAGCTTGCCAACCCTGGCGCGCGAATGGCGACGAAGCGGTCGGTCAATCTCGTCGGCCCGCCCGACCCGCCTAAGGGCAAGAAGACGACCTACAGCTGGACGGTCAAGACGCAGTGCGCCTACCCGTCGGTCAAATACGGTTCTACCGCTTATCCCGAGCAGAAGGACCGCCGAATCCTTCCGATCGTCGCGGCAGACTGTTCCAAGCTGAAGGGCAAAGGCGCAGCCTACGAGGATTATACGATCCTCCGGGTGTTTGATGTCTTTCTAACCGAGCCTTCGCTGCAGCGCGGCCCGTCGTCGTCGCCAACTACGGACGAGAAGGAAATCTATGGTGAGGTGATCGGCCCCGCGACCACGTCGGAGAGCGGCAGCGGCTTCCAATATTATTCCCGCAGCAAGCCGTATCTGATCCGATGA